The Pungitius pungitius chromosome 8, fPunPun2.1, whole genome shotgun sequence genome has a window encoding:
- the idh3b gene encoding isocitrate dehydrogenase [NAD] subunit beta, mitochondrial isoform X1, with the protein MAATLRSSLVTLVKGLSAPRWQQLASRPFGVSAGRSGPEAPPARADAIFKVTMLPGDGVGPELMTAVKEVFKAGDVPVEFEEFHLSEVQNMASEEKLEEVLTSMKTNKVAMKGKIHTPMEFKGELASYEMRLRRKLDLFANVVHVNSLPGYSTRHNNLDLVIIREQTEGEYSSLEHESVTGVIECLKIITRVKSRRIAKFAFDYATKKGRSKVTAVHKANIMKLADGLFLQCCAEVAELYPKIKYENIIIDNCCMQLVQNPYQFDVLVMPNLYGNIIDNLAAGLVGGAGVVPGESYSAEYAVFETGARHPFAQAVGRNIANPTAMLLSAANMLRHLNLEYHSQMVSDAVKRVIKQGKVRTRDLGGYSTTGDFVLAVVENLRHRPVY; encoded by the exons ATGGCGGCCACCCTGAGAAGCAGCCTGGTAACATTGGTCAAG GGCCTGAGTGCTCCCCGCTGGCAGCAGCTGGCCTCTCGACCCTTCGGTGTGTCTGCTGGCCGCTCTGGTCCAGAAGCCCCACCGGCGCGTGCCGATGCCATCTTCAAGGTCACGATGTTGCCGGGTGATGGAGTGGGACCTGAGCTGATGACTGCCGTCAAGGAAGTGTTCAAG GCAGGAGATGTCCCAGTAGAATTTGAGGAGTTTCACCTCAGCGAAGTTCAGAACATGGCTAgtgaggagaagctggaggaagTGCTTACCTCTATGAAAACCAACAAAGTGGCCATGAAAG GAAAGATTCACACACCCATGGAATTCAAAGGGGAGCTGGCTTCATACGAGATGCGACTgag GCGCAAACTGGACCTGTTTGCTAACGTGGTTCATGTGAACAGCCTGCCGGGCTACAGCACTCGGCACAACAACCTGGACCTAGTCATCATCCGTGAACAGACTGAGGGGGAGTACAGCTCCCTTGAGCACGAG AGTGTGACCGGTGTGATCGAATGTTTGAAGATCATCACCAGAGTGAAGTCGCGCCGCATCGCCAAGTTTGCCTTTGATTACGCCACCAAGAAAGGACGAAGCAAGGTCACCGCTGTTCACAAGGCCAACATCAT GAAATTGGCAGATGGCTTGTTCCTGCAGTGCTGTGCGGAGGTGGCAGAACTGTACCCCAAAATCAAATATGAGAACATAATTATTGACAACTGTTGCATGCAG CTGGTCCAGAACCCGTACCAGTTTGACGTGCTGGTGATGCCCAACCTGTATGGGAACATTATTGACAACCTGGCAGCAGGGCTGGTTGGAGGAGCGGGAGTTGTTCCTGGGGAAAGCTACAGTGCAGAGTATGCTGTCTTTGAGACT GGTGCACGCCACCCCTTTGCACAAGCTGTAGGACGGAACATTGCCAACCCCACAGCCATGCTGCTCAGTGCAGCTAACATGCTCAGGCACCTCAA CCTGGAATATCACTCCCAAATGGTGTCGGATGCGGTCAAGAGGGTCATCAAACAGGGCAAG GTACGGACACGAGACCTTGGTGGGTACTCTACGACTGGCGACTTTGTGCTAGCTGTTGTGGAAAACCTGCGTCACCGACCCGTTTACTAA
- the idh3b gene encoding isocitrate dehydrogenase [NAD] subunit beta, mitochondrial isoform X2, producing the protein MAATLRSSLVTLVKGLSAPRWQQLASRPFGVSAGRSGPEAPPARADAIFKVTMLPGDGVGPELMTAVKEVFKAGDVPVEFEEFHLSEVQNMASEEKLEEVLTSMKTNKVAMKGKIHTPMEFKGELASYEMRLRRKLDLFANVVHVNSLPGYSTRHNNLDLVIIREQTEGEYSSLEHESVTGVIECLKIITRVKSRRIAKFAFDYATKKGRSKVTAVHKANIMKLADGLFLQCCAEVAELYPKIKYENIIIDNCCMQLVQNPYQFDVLVMPNLYGNIIDNLAAGLVGGAGVVPGESYSAEYAVFETGARHPFAQAVGRNIANPTAMLLSAANMLRHLNLEYHSQMVSDAVKRVIKQGKVRTGDLGGYASSDEFTRAVIANLSV; encoded by the exons ATGGCGGCCACCCTGAGAAGCAGCCTGGTAACATTGGTCAAG GGCCTGAGTGCTCCCCGCTGGCAGCAGCTGGCCTCTCGACCCTTCGGTGTGTCTGCTGGCCGCTCTGGTCCAGAAGCCCCACCGGCGCGTGCCGATGCCATCTTCAAGGTCACGATGTTGCCGGGTGATGGAGTGGGACCTGAGCTGATGACTGCCGTCAAGGAAGTGTTCAAG GCAGGAGATGTCCCAGTAGAATTTGAGGAGTTTCACCTCAGCGAAGTTCAGAACATGGCTAgtgaggagaagctggaggaagTGCTTACCTCTATGAAAACCAACAAAGTGGCCATGAAAG GAAAGATTCACACACCCATGGAATTCAAAGGGGAGCTGGCTTCATACGAGATGCGACTgag GCGCAAACTGGACCTGTTTGCTAACGTGGTTCATGTGAACAGCCTGCCGGGCTACAGCACTCGGCACAACAACCTGGACCTAGTCATCATCCGTGAACAGACTGAGGGGGAGTACAGCTCCCTTGAGCACGAG AGTGTGACCGGTGTGATCGAATGTTTGAAGATCATCACCAGAGTGAAGTCGCGCCGCATCGCCAAGTTTGCCTTTGATTACGCCACCAAGAAAGGACGAAGCAAGGTCACCGCTGTTCACAAGGCCAACATCAT GAAATTGGCAGATGGCTTGTTCCTGCAGTGCTGTGCGGAGGTGGCAGAACTGTACCCCAAAATCAAATATGAGAACATAATTATTGACAACTGTTGCATGCAG CTGGTCCAGAACCCGTACCAGTTTGACGTGCTGGTGATGCCCAACCTGTATGGGAACATTATTGACAACCTGGCAGCAGGGCTGGTTGGAGGAGCGGGAGTTGTTCCTGGGGAAAGCTACAGTGCAGAGTATGCTGTCTTTGAGACT GGTGCACGCCACCCCTTTGCACAAGCTGTAGGACGGAACATTGCCAACCCCACAGCCATGCTGCTCAGTGCAGCTAACATGCTCAGGCACCTCAA CCTGGAATATCACTCCCAAATGGTGTCGGATGCGGTCAAGAGGGTCATCAAACAGGGCAAG